In one Rhodohalobacter sp. 614A genomic region, the following are encoded:
- a CDS encoding addiction module protein, whose amino-acid sequence MMTDIKEIENSALNLNKRDKARLADKLLQSIHGKIDPEIEQAWIDEVQKRKESLKSGEASLHSASDVINEARQRLQK is encoded by the coding sequence ATGATGACCGATATAAAAGAGATTGAAAACTCAGCCCTGAATCTAAACAAAAGAGACAAAGCGCGTCTGGCTGATAAATTATTGCAAAGCATTCATGGCAAAATTGATCCTGAAATTGAACAGGCCTGGATTGATGAAGTCCAAAAGAGAAAGGAGTCACTTAAATCGGGCGAAGCTTCCCTTCATTCTGCTTCGGATGTCATTAATGAAGCAAGACAACGACTTCAAAAGTGA
- a CDS encoding serine hydrolase domain-containing protein produces the protein MKKTLLAFIVLCSIFGCTRQESTPKFKSIQESLIPSVVVGDTIVTTYSIEERMTHYHVPGVSIAVFKDGKIVWSNSIGVTDANQELKVNSKTRFQAASISKPITAVGILKLVEKYELDLDEDVNKYLQSWKLDSPFLENEIVTIRRLLSHTAGINIGGFQVYEKTDTIPHTTGILKGEGNTPQIELDTIPGLGFSYSGGGYVILQQLIEDVSGKIFEDYFESEVFLPLDMMNSTFNQFPEENVSIAHDKEGKPYHGDWLTYPEQAAAGLWTTPIDLAKFCIAIENAYYGEKETIISAELAKEMLTTVENWGLGVGLRGESQNRFFFHGGSNPGGYRSIMVDAFNARTGIIVMTNGVQGDKLHDEILRAFSMFFDISVLQPKYIQPVNLEESTLEKFIGKYHFREMGDYYLEMSIDSDNQLILYDPNDGMENTFLPINDSTFVERFEGLELTFKMDTLTESVVNVDYNGAYTFYKVNE, from the coding sequence ATGAAAAAAACACTCTTAGCTTTTATCGTTCTCTGCTCAATTTTTGGCTGTACAAGGCAAGAAAGTACCCCCAAATTCAAATCAATTCAGGAAAGTTTAATCCCGTCCGTGGTTGTAGGTGATACTATAGTAACAACGTATTCGATTGAAGAAAGAATGACTCACTATCATGTACCGGGGGTTAGTATAGCGGTATTTAAAGATGGAAAAATTGTTTGGAGCAATTCCATTGGTGTTACTGATGCCAATCAGGAACTAAAAGTAAATTCTAAAACAAGATTTCAAGCCGCCTCTATCAGTAAACCGATAACAGCAGTAGGTATTCTGAAATTAGTCGAAAAATATGAGCTAGACCTGGATGAGGATGTCAATAAATATCTGCAATCCTGGAAATTAGACAGCCCCTTTCTTGAAAACGAAATTGTTACAATTCGCAGACTACTAAGTCATACAGCCGGGATAAATATTGGTGGTTTCCAAGTTTACGAGAAAACAGACACTATTCCTCATACAACCGGTATTTTGAAGGGAGAGGGAAATACACCTCAAATTGAACTTGATACGATTCCCGGCTTGGGTTTTTCCTATTCAGGTGGAGGCTATGTAATTCTCCAGCAATTGATTGAGGATGTTTCTGGAAAAATCTTTGAAGACTATTTTGAAAGCGAAGTATTTCTACCCTTAGATATGATGAATAGTACATTTAATCAATTTCCAGAAGAAAATGTTAGTATTGCTCATGATAAGGAAGGGAAGCCTTATCATGGAGATTGGTTGACATATCCAGAACAAGCTGCCGCCGGCTTATGGACCACACCCATCGACTTAGCGAAATTTTGTATAGCTATTGAGAATGCATACTATGGGGAAAAGGAGACAATTATTTCAGCTGAATTAGCTAAAGAGATGCTTACAACAGTAGAAAATTGGGGATTAGGAGTAGGTCTGAGAGGAGAAAGCCAGAACCGTTTCTTTTTTCACGGCGGATCAAATCCGGGCGGTTACAGGAGTATTATGGTGGATGCATTTAATGCAAGAACCGGTATCATAGTAATGACAAATGGTGTTCAGGGGGATAAGCTACATGACGAGATTCTTCGGGCTTTTTCCATGTTTTTTGACATTAGTGTGTTACAACCAAAATATATTCAACCAGTCAACTTGGAAGAGAGTACACTTGAAAAATTTATTGGAAAATATCACTTTCGGGAGATGGGAGACTACTACCTTGAAATGAGTATTGATAGTGACAACCAATTAATTTTGTATGATCCTAATGATGGGATGGAAAATACGTTCTTGCCAATAAATGACTCCACATTTGTTGAAAGATTTGAGGGGTTAGAACTAACCTTTAAAATGGATACTTTAACTGAGAGCGTTGTAAATGTGGATTATAATGGAGCTTATACGTTTTATAAAGTTAATGAATGA
- a CDS encoding Arc family DNA-binding protein, translated as MPEEIYNRVREQANAHHRSINSEIIACLEQTVKPQQVSTDDILQEARRVRKKAKGSLSSEEIESAINQGRP; from the coding sequence ATTCCCGAAGAAATTTACAATCGAGTCCGTGAGCAGGCCAATGCTCACCATCGTAGCATCAACAGTGAAATTATTGCCTGTTTAGAGCAAACTGTTAAGCCTCAACAGGTTTCTACGGACGATATTTTGCAAGAAGCACGTCGTGTGCGTAAAAAGGCAAAAGGCAGCCTATCTTCTGAAGAAATTGAATCTGCTATTAATCAGGGGCGGCCATGA
- a CDS encoding type II toxin-antitoxin system VapC family toxin, with the protein MIVVDTNILAHFWLPSDSTELCDQLYQKDPQWLAPILWRSEFRNVVTLYLRKELIDLAEALLIMEKAELQMRDQQFQVNSVQVLHHVSQSTCSSYNCEFVSLAKDLDLELITMDKKLLQEFPKLAKHPENIIES; encoded by the coding sequence ATGATTGTTGTTGATACGAATATTCTTGCTCACTTTTGGCTTCCATCAGATTCAACAGAACTTTGTGACCAGCTGTATCAAAAAGATCCACAATGGTTGGCCCCTATTCTTTGGAGAAGTGAATTTCGAAATGTCGTTACGTTATATTTGAGAAAAGAGCTGATTGATTTAGCAGAAGCTTTACTAATTATGGAAAAAGCTGAGCTTCAAATGAGAGATCAGCAGTTTCAAGTGAATTCAGTTCAAGTGCTGCATCATGTCAGTCAATCGACTTGCTCTTCCTACAATTGTGAATTCGTAAGCTTGGCCAAGGATCTGGATCTGGAATTAATTACTATGGATAAAAAGCTTCTGCAGGAATTTCCAAAATTGGCCAAACATCCAGAAAATATAATCGAATCGTAA
- a CDS encoding SDR family NAD(P)-dependent oxidoreductase, whose protein sequence is MTNQNENNAYAEKVWFITGSSRGFGRIWTESALKRGDKVAATARRLESIADLKEKYPENVLTLKLDVTQAHQAKYAVEAAYDHFGRLDIVFNNAGYSLVGTIEEASADHIRALYETNVLGTVSVIQSALPLLRKQGYGHILGTSSGLGHLAYPLIGYYCSSKWAFEAIHESLAAEVKPFGIHVTIIEPGAYATEFGSRKSLDFADGMEIYADFKQQVFERIKDQEQGDPKATPEAIFKVVDSEEPPLRLFLGSHNLPEIREAYEQRLNTWEDWKTVSNAAQG, encoded by the coding sequence ATGACAAATCAAAATGAGAATAACGCATATGCTGAAAAAGTGTGGTTTATAACCGGTTCATCCCGTGGCTTCGGGCGTATATGGACGGAATCGGCATTGAAACGTGGTGATAAAGTTGCGGCTACAGCCCGGCGGCTTGAAAGTATTGCCGACTTAAAAGAAAAATATCCTGAAAATGTATTAACACTGAAGCTGGACGTTACCCAAGCCCATCAGGCAAAATATGCTGTGGAAGCGGCTTATGATCACTTCGGCAGGTTGGATATTGTTTTCAACAATGCTGGATATTCCCTGGTAGGAACCATTGAAGAAGCAAGTGCCGATCACATTCGGGCCCTCTATGAAACGAATGTATTGGGGACGGTTTCCGTAATCCAGAGCGCATTGCCGTTGCTACGCAAACAGGGGTACGGACATATTTTGGGCACATCGAGTGGTCTCGGTCATTTGGCGTACCCGCTGATCGGTTATTACTGCTCTTCTAAATGGGCATTCGAAGCTATTCATGAAAGCTTGGCTGCCGAAGTAAAACCGTTTGGCATCCATGTTACCATCATAGAACCGGGAGCTTATGCTACGGAATTCGGCAGCCGGAAATCCTTGGATTTTGCAGACGGTATGGAGATATATGCTGATTTCAAACAACAAGTATTCGAGCGCATAAAAGATCAAGAACAAGGCGATCCAAAGGCAACACCGGAAGCGATATTCAAAGTGGTGGATTCCGAAGAACCTCCATTGCGGTTATTTTTAGGGAGCCATAATTTGCCGGAAATTCGGGAGGCTTATGAACAACGATTAAATACGTGGGAGGATTGGAAAACTGTTTCCAATGCGGCCCAGGGATAA
- a CDS encoding helix-turn-helix domain-containing protein codes for MKKSGHVPKRFKSLSDALSASGFPVPQHPLLSLINGIDRSLNLQAPRHPHVLNFYKISYRPSMGGTLKYGQTHFDFNGGGMLFAAPNQIVGSKEDADSADDRECINQQITLLIDPDFLLNYPLAKEIKQYNYFSYATNEALHLSDKEKEIILFIFRMIEDELDGRIDEFSQDVVISQIELLLNYANRFYKRQFITRKPVNSTLLQKMDDILDEYFKQQKPFNQGIPTVQYLAECLNITPSYLSDMLRSLTGQNTQQHIHNKLIEKAKEKLSTTSLSISEIAYDLGFKHSQSFSKLFKRETKQSPTHFRQSFN; via the coding sequence ATGAAAAAAAGTGGGCATGTACCGAAACGATTTAAGTCGCTGTCAGATGCTTTAAGTGCTTCCGGCTTTCCGGTTCCGCAGCATCCGTTGCTTTCGCTGATTAATGGTATAGACAGGTCATTGAATCTGCAAGCTCCCAGGCATCCTCATGTGCTGAATTTTTATAAAATCTCGTACCGGCCATCCATGGGCGGGACATTGAAGTACGGGCAGACCCATTTTGATTTCAATGGCGGAGGAATGTTGTTTGCTGCTCCAAATCAAATTGTAGGCAGTAAAGAAGATGCAGATAGTGCTGATGATAGAGAATGCATTAATCAACAAATTACGTTATTGATAGATCCTGACTTTTTGTTGAATTATCCATTGGCAAAAGAGATCAAACAGTACAACTATTTTTCTTATGCTACTAACGAGGCCCTGCATTTATCAGATAAGGAGAAAGAAATTATTCTATTTATTTTCAGGATGATCGAAGATGAGTTGGACGGGCGCATTGACGAATTCAGCCAGGACGTTGTTATTTCTCAAATTGAGTTGCTGCTTAACTATGCCAACCGTTTTTACAAACGACAATTCATTACCCGTAAGCCGGTAAACAGTACTTTGCTGCAAAAAATGGACGATATTTTAGACGAATATTTTAAGCAGCAGAAACCATTTAACCAAGGTATCCCAACGGTTCAATATCTTGCAGAGTGCCTGAATATTACTCCAAGTTACCTGAGCGATATGTTGCGCTCGCTGACAGGCCAAAATACCCAACAACACATTCACAATAAGCTGATTGAAAAAGCCAAAGAAAAACTCTCCACAACTTCTTTGAGTATCTCCGAAATAGCCTATGATTTGGGATTCAAGCATTCCCAATCATTCAGCAAATTGTTCAAGCGGGAAACGAAGCAATCCCCCACCCACTTCCGTCAGTCATTTAATTGA
- a CDS encoding ABC-F family ATP-binding cassette domain-containing protein has product MQIISEDISYTTPSGKVILKNVSLSLEEGETAALVGDNGSGKSTLLRILTGNLSSDEGSVNITDQCWFIPQHFGQFDSCTVAQVLQVEHKIEALRAIENGSTDPKHFDAVTGDWTIRERLRTALQQWGLTDLSPDTSFGLLSGGEKTRILLAGMDLHQPELVLMDEPTNHLDTSGREKLYQMIRKSNAGFLIVSHDRELLELCNPIFELSTLGLKRYGGSYSFYEEQKQIEREAIDRKIHHTKESIAEAKQKHREVMQRKQKINARGNKKARKEGLSKMAIHAAQNRAEESTSKLSDVHEQKIKEERRQLPELKQQQRKLKKIKIDLNNSSLHTGKILFKADRINYTCPGATSLWKQPLSFVINSGEHIRITGENGSGKTTLIQLLNGDLTPTTGTLKIQSEHRFMLNQEYGVIDREATVLQQAQASNQVLKSDHELKTLLHRYLFDEPVWDQPCHSLSGGEMMRLSLCCLTLQTEQPDTIILDEPTNNLDLRNIRILTDAISSYRGTLVVISHDKHFVNEINLNRTIEL; this is encoded by the coding sequence ATGCAGATTATTTCAGAAGATATTTCATACACAACACCATCCGGAAAAGTTATTCTAAAAAATGTCAGCCTAAGCCTTGAAGAGGGAGAAACAGCGGCCCTGGTAGGAGACAACGGTAGCGGAAAATCAACCTTGCTGCGTATACTCACAGGGAATCTTTCTTCCGATGAAGGATCTGTGAATATTACAGATCAGTGTTGGTTTATTCCCCAGCATTTTGGACAATTTGATTCCTGTACTGTAGCGCAGGTTCTACAGGTAGAGCATAAAATCGAAGCCCTGCGTGCAATCGAAAATGGTTCTACAGATCCCAAGCATTTTGATGCTGTTACCGGTGACTGGACGATCCGTGAGCGACTCCGAACGGCGTTGCAACAGTGGGGATTGACCGATCTTTCGCCTGACACATCGTTTGGATTACTCAGCGGGGGAGAAAAGACCAGGATTTTGTTGGCGGGTATGGACCTCCATCAACCTGAACTGGTGCTGATGGATGAACCGACCAACCACCTCGATACGTCGGGACGCGAGAAGCTCTATCAAATGATTCGAAAATCGAATGCCGGTTTTCTGATTGTGAGTCACGACCGGGAGTTGCTGGAACTTTGTAATCCGATTTTTGAGCTTTCCACACTGGGTTTAAAGAGGTATGGAGGCAGCTACTCCTTTTACGAAGAACAAAAACAAATCGAGCGCGAAGCCATTGATCGCAAAATTCATCACACGAAAGAGTCGATTGCCGAAGCAAAGCAAAAGCATCGCGAAGTGATGCAGCGGAAACAGAAAATAAATGCGAGGGGGAATAAAAAAGCCCGGAAAGAGGGACTTTCTAAAATGGCGATCCATGCAGCGCAAAACAGGGCGGAAGAATCCACTTCAAAATTGAGCGATGTTCATGAGCAGAAGATCAAAGAGGAACGCCGGCAACTGCCGGAACTGAAACAACAGCAACGTAAACTCAAAAAAATAAAGATCGATCTGAACAACTCTTCGTTGCATACAGGAAAAATTCTTTTCAAGGCTGACCGGATCAATTATACCTGTCCTGGAGCAACCTCCCTTTGGAAGCAACCGCTCTCTTTTGTTATAAACTCCGGGGAGCATATCCGGATAACAGGAGAGAACGGTTCCGGCAAAACGACATTAATCCAACTTTTGAATGGAGACCTTACACCGACGACCGGGACACTGAAAATACAATCTGAGCACCGTTTTATGCTAAATCAGGAATATGGTGTGATCGACCGGGAGGCCACGGTTTTGCAACAGGCGCAAGCTTCAAACCAGGTACTTAAATCGGATCACGAACTTAAAACCCTGCTGCATCGGTATCTTTTTGATGAACCGGTTTGGGATCAGCCTTGCCATTCGCTTAGTGGTGGAGAGATGATGCGATTATCACTTTGTTGTTTGACCTTGCAGACCGAACAACCTGATACGATTATTTTGGACGAGCCCACCAACAATCTTGATCTTCGCAATATCAGGATTCTCACAGATGCCATTTCATCTTATCGGGGGACATTGGTCGTCATATCTCATGACAAGCATTTTGTAAATGAAATAAATCTAAACAGGACGATTGAACTCTGA
- the erm gene encoding 23S ribosomal RNA methyltransferase Erm, protein MSKSKTPIRFTGQHFTVSKQLITDAINLANLLPNDTVMDIGAGKGYLTIHLSQLCKKVIAIEKDRVLARILEKRFSNCKNVDVIRSDFRDYVFPDKSFKVVSNIPYGITSDILKSLMFQQAEFFSGGTIITQLEVAEKLFSGKLYNPYAILYHTFFDLRFIHEIPPASFTPPPAVMSALIQIRKKQNPMVQFSQKKKYLGFLFHLLRKPDIPARTALKSLFRKRQVRNIVAKYGIDPDSDITQLSPKEWANCFKELLDKVPEKYHPE, encoded by the coding sequence ATGAGCAAATCCAAGACACCCATACGTTTTACCGGACAACATTTCACAGTTAGTAAACAACTGATAACAGATGCAATCAATTTGGCAAACTTACTGCCCAACGATACCGTTATGGATATCGGGGCAGGAAAAGGATACCTGACGATTCATTTATCACAATTATGCAAAAAAGTGATCGCCATTGAAAAGGACAGAGTTCTTGCCAGAATACTTGAAAAACGGTTTTCGAACTGTAAAAATGTAGATGTAATCAGAAGTGATTTTCGTGACTATGTTTTTCCCGATAAGTCCTTTAAAGTTGTATCAAATATCCCTTATGGCATTACATCAGATATCCTTAAGTCTTTGATGTTTCAACAAGCAGAATTTTTTAGCGGAGGCACCATTATTACCCAGTTGGAAGTCGCTGAAAAACTGTTTTCAGGAAAATTGTATAATCCATATGCCATTCTCTACCATACATTTTTTGATTTGCGGTTTATACATGAAATCCCACCGGCTAGCTTTACGCCACCGCCTGCTGTGATGTCGGCATTAATACAAATCAGAAAGAAACAAAATCCGATGGTTCAATTCTCGCAAAAGAAAAAGTATCTGGGATTTCTATTCCATTTATTACGAAAACCTGATATACCAGCCAGAACGGCGCTAAAGAGTCTGTTCAGGAAAAGACAGGTAAGGAATATTGTTGCGAAATATGGAATTGACCCGGATTCTGATATTACGCAACTATCGCCGAAAGAATGGGCAAATTGTTTTAAGGAACTACTGGATAAGGTGCCCGAAAAGTATCATCCAGAATGA
- a CDS encoding Crp/Fnr family transcriptional regulator produces MMNSKSGFIALIKTITDLPPGQEDKFKALLSIKHIKRGGFFVKAGRVSRNIAFVQEGLFRYFYTTEEGVEFTKGFFDSRSVLSAYDAILENNPAHYSIEVLEDAIIETVDYDKFRQLFSEDPCWNEFLVALLQKGYVTKVRREREFLLMDAEQRYRTFLKRYPDLEKRIKQHIIASYIGIAPESLSRIRKNQVS; encoded by the coding sequence ATGATGAACAGCAAAAGCGGATTTATAGCGCTTATCAAAACGATTACGGATTTACCTCCCGGACAGGAAGATAAATTCAAAGCTCTTCTTTCTATAAAACATATCAAAAGAGGAGGTTTTTTTGTGAAGGCCGGCCGGGTTTCGCGTAATATTGCCTTCGTACAAGAAGGACTATTCAGATATTTCTACACGACTGAAGAAGGGGTTGAATTCACCAAGGGCTTTTTTGACAGCCGTTCGGTACTAAGTGCTTATGATGCCATCCTTGAAAATAATCCGGCACATTATTCCATTGAGGTGCTGGAGGATGCAATTATAGAAACCGTAGATTACGATAAATTTCGACAGCTGTTTTCTGAAGATCCCTGCTGGAATGAATTTTTGGTGGCGCTTCTCCAGAAAGGATACGTGACCAAAGTACGGAGAGAACGAGAGTTTCTATTGATGGATGCCGAACAGCGCTACCGCACATTCCTGAAACGATATCCCGATCTGGAAAAAAGAATTAAACAGCATATTATCGCCTCTTATATAGGCATAGCACCTGAATCGCTCAGCCGGATAAGAAAAAATCAGGTCTCTTAA
- a CDS encoding SDR family oxidoreductase has translation MVLQNNTVLITGGSSGIGLELAQRLIERNNEVLICGRTPEKLQRARQKLPEIKYLQCDISKPADCERLRNWVLEEHPDCNVLINNAAIVHVENFFQDDDILDKADAEIQTNLLAPIRLSKLFAPILSNNKNPAIITITTGLVYVPRTIYPFYNATKSALHSFVQVLRSQSSDSPIDIIEVQFPAVDTPWHQGNPPDIAISAKEAVGNMIQEVEKGNKEVQVGKVKLLYLLSRIAPKLAFRKLNSL, from the coding sequence ATGGTACTTCAAAACAATACTGTTCTTATAACTGGCGGGAGTTCCGGCATCGGCCTGGAGCTGGCTCAAAGGCTCATCGAAAGAAATAATGAGGTGCTCATTTGCGGACGAACGCCTGAGAAGCTACAACGGGCCAGGCAAAAGCTGCCGGAAATTAAATACCTGCAATGTGATATTTCAAAACCGGCGGATTGTGAGCGGCTGCGCAACTGGGTTTTGGAGGAACATCCCGATTGCAATGTATTGATCAATAATGCCGCTATTGTCCACGTCGAAAATTTTTTCCAGGATGATGATATTCTTGATAAAGCCGATGCCGAAATTCAGACCAATTTGTTGGCTCCCATCCGGCTTTCCAAACTGTTTGCTCCCATTCTGAGTAACAACAAAAATCCGGCGATCATAACCATTACTACCGGACTGGTTTATGTACCGCGTACTATTTATCCGTTCTATAATGCTACCAAATCGGCCCTGCATTCATTTGTGCAGGTGCTGAGGTCTCAATCCTCTGATTCTCCAATTGATATAATAGAAGTTCAATTTCCGGCAGTGGATACGCCCTGGCATCAGGGTAATCCGCCTGATATTGCCATTTCTGCGAAAGAAGCCGTTGGGAACATGATCCAAGAAGTAGAGAAGGGAAATAAGGAAGTGCAAGTGGGAAAAGTGAAGCTTCTGTATCTGCTTTCACGTATTGCTCCGAAGCTTGCCTTCCGAAAACTAAATAGCTTATAA
- a CDS encoding methyltransferase family protein codes for MDQENNHSTKNVARSAFWASFLFYGLIAFEFFYMFSPFAAYIYSIYGPGLETLNLSGSTSWLISFFLPHIARETQSLFITWHEVIGMTLFLGGFLAFLVGAAQIYRSKLKNSGAVFGGIYNYIRHPQYLALMVSSFGMVLVWPRYLVLFGFVTVCFAYFFLARIEERSCKQKFDGYKEYCSQTGMFLPPAIEQLFHYLPRPQKRWSRIMTSLALYICVLMMIFFAARALHLYSVNNLYTHITEHEVYLSLGQIDADEIAEIVHMVKSDSSVAASLVEFQDPDQRFINYMMPASLFVSEVPMYIPEGETPTHEWPGEKDQNRYKIIYSLAQFGPESQAKGQQILLQAVNKIPVLEVWINRKSQIIEKILYSTPDQDYEGMPVPVF; via the coding sequence ATGGACCAAGAGAATAACCATTCAACGAAGAATGTCGCACGCAGCGCTTTTTGGGCCAGCTTCCTCTTCTATGGACTCATCGCCTTTGAGTTCTTTTATATGTTCAGTCCCTTCGCTGCATATATTTACAGCATCTATGGACCGGGACTCGAGACACTAAATCTTTCAGGATCTACGAGCTGGCTTATCAGCTTTTTTTTGCCCCACATTGCTCGCGAAACTCAGTCATTATTTATAACATGGCATGAGGTAATTGGAATGACGCTTTTCCTGGGAGGATTTTTAGCATTCCTGGTGGGTGCGGCTCAAATTTACCGGAGCAAACTGAAGAATAGCGGTGCTGTTTTTGGTGGCATCTATAACTACATTCGGCACCCGCAATACCTTGCCCTCATGGTCTCCAGCTTTGGGATGGTGCTGGTCTGGCCACGGTATCTCGTGTTGTTTGGATTTGTGACGGTATGCTTTGCGTACTTCTTCCTGGCCCGGATTGAAGAACGTTCATGCAAGCAAAAGTTTGATGGTTACAAAGAGTATTGCTCCCAAACCGGGATGTTTCTTCCACCCGCCATTGAACAGTTGTTTCATTATTTGCCACGGCCTCAAAAAAGATGGAGCCGTATCATGACGTCCCTTGCACTTTACATCTGTGTTTTAATGATGATTTTTTTCGCAGCAAGGGCCCTTCATCTTTATTCAGTAAACAATCTATATACCCATATAACTGAACACGAAGTGTACCTTTCACTAGGCCAGATTGATGCTGATGAGATCGCAGAAATAGTCCACATGGTAAAATCAGATTCTTCCGTGGCAGCTTCTTTGGTTGAATTCCAAGATCCTGATCAACGGTTTATTAATTATATGATGCCGGCTTCACTGTTTGTATCAGAAGTACCAATGTATATCCCGGAGGGAGAAACGCCCACGCATGAATGGCCAGGTGAAAAAGATCAAAACCGCTACAAAATCATTTACTCATTGGCTCAATTTGGTCCCGAAAGTCAGGCTAAGGGTCAGCAAATATTGCTTCAGGCAGTAAATAAAATTCCGGTTCTGGAAGTCTGGATCAACCGTAAATCTCAAATCATCGAAAAGATATTGTATTCAACACCTGACCAGGATTATGAGGGAATGCCTGTTCCGGTTTTCTAA
- a CDS encoding cysteine hydrolase family protein, with the protein MDQYLQPIWQDSALLTIDMQEDFSRQHAPAYIEGTDKIIPELSKLVQHYRQQQRPIIHVVRLYKSNGSNVDLCRRRAVEQGMNIVTPRSDGAELVKELKPDHSVTFDAQKLLKTEPQKLAQQEWAIYKPRWGGFFKTGLEQLLQDLHISTLVVAGCNFPNCPRTTIYEASERDYRIVLVKNAVSGLYPRGEKELQNIGVSILNTQEIISNTQ; encoded by the coding sequence ATGGATCAATATTTACAACCGATCTGGCAAGATTCCGCCCTTTTAACCATTGACATGCAAGAGGATTTTAGCCGTCAACATGCTCCTGCATATATTGAAGGCACCGATAAGATCATCCCAGAATTATCAAAACTAGTTCAACATTATCGCCAGCAGCAACGGCCTATAATACATGTTGTGCGTTTATATAAGTCAAATGGCTCGAATGTTGACCTTTGCAGAAGAAGAGCAGTAGAACAAGGAATGAATATCGTGACTCCGCGCTCTGATGGAGCTGAACTTGTTAAAGAACTAAAACCTGATCATTCTGTTACGTTTGACGCACAAAAATTGTTGAAAACTGAGCCTCAAAAATTGGCACAACAGGAATGGGCGATATATAAACCACGCTGGGGTGGCTTTTTTAAAACAGGTCTGGAACAACTATTGCAAGACTTACATATTTCCACTCTTGTTGTGGCCGGGTGTAACTTCCCCAATTGTCCACGAACAACGATCTATGAAGCTAGCGAAAGAGATTACCGCATTGTTCTTGTTAAAAACGCAGTCTCAGGTCTATATCCCAGAGGAGAAAAAGAACTTCAAAACATTGGAGTTTCTATACTTAACACACAGGAAATAATTTCTAATACGCAATAA
- a CDS encoding winged helix-turn-helix transcriptional regulator, which produces MYKRKIPLNLNCGLDLIGEVLYGKWKIRLLWFINEGHRRPSELQRKIPDASRRVLNIQLKELQDHELISKKIYPVVPPKVEYSLTDFGKTLIPVISDLGQWGDENEERLRSVIQKRS; this is translated from the coding sequence ATGTATAAAAGAAAGATTCCTTTGAACCTCAATTGTGGGCTCGACCTAATTGGGGAAGTACTCTATGGAAAATGGAAAATCCGTTTGTTGTGGTTTATTAATGAAGGCCATAGACGACCAAGCGAGTTACAGCGTAAAATTCCGGATGCTTCCAGAAGGGTTTTAAATATTCAATTGAAAGAGTTGCAAGACCACGAATTGATTTCAAAAAAAATCTATCCCGTAGTGCCTCCGAAAGTAGAATATTCATTAACTGATTTTGGGAAAACACTGATTCCTGTCATTTCAGATTTGGGGCAATGGGGGGATGAAAATGAAGAGCGATTACGTTCTGTGATCCAGAAACGTTCTTGA